Proteins encoded by one window of Acidipropionibacterium virtanenii:
- a CDS encoding methylmalonyl-CoA carboxytransferase subunit 5S: MSPRKIGVTELVLRDAHQSLIATRMSMEDMVDACADIDAAGYWSAECWGGATFDSCIRFLNEDPWERLRTFRKLMPNTRLQMLLRGQNLLGYRHYADDVVDKFVEKSAENGMDVFRVFDALNDPRNLERAMAAVKKTGKHAQGTICYTTSPIHTPESFVKQADRLIDMGADSIAFKDMAALLKPQPAYDIIKGIKENHPDVQINLHCHSTTGVTLVTLMKAIEAGVDVVDTAISSMSLGPGHNPTESLVEMLEGTGYETGLDMDRLIKIRDHFKKVRPKYKKFESKTLVNTNIFQSQIPGGMLSNMESQLAAQGAADRTDEVMKEVPRVRKDAGYPPLVTPSSQIVGTQAVFNVLMGNGSYKNLTAEFADLMLGYYGKPVGELNPELIKTAEKQTGKKPIDVRPADLIDDEWDELVKQSAELEGFDGSDEDVLTNALFPGVAPKFFKERPQGPKSVAMTEAQMKAEAEGNGSTSVSGPVNYSVTVGGRSHDVTVEPA; this comes from the coding sequence ATGAGTCCGCGAAAGATTGGCGTTACCGAGCTCGTGCTCCGCGACGCGCATCAGAGCCTGATTGCAACCCGGATGTCCATGGAGGACATGGTCGATGCCTGTGCCGACATCGACGCGGCTGGCTACTGGTCCGCTGAGTGCTGGGGTGGGGCAACCTTCGATTCCTGTATCCGGTTCCTCAACGAGGATCCCTGGGAGAGGCTGCGGACCTTCCGCAAGCTGATGCCCAACACCCGCCTGCAGATGCTGCTGCGAGGCCAGAACCTGCTGGGCTACCGTCACTACGCTGACGACGTCGTCGACAAGTTCGTCGAGAAGTCGGCCGAGAACGGCATGGACGTGTTCCGCGTCTTCGACGCGCTCAACGATCCCCGCAACCTCGAGCGCGCGATGGCCGCCGTCAAGAAGACCGGCAAGCACGCCCAGGGCACGATCTGCTACACCACCTCCCCGATCCACACCCCGGAGAGCTTCGTCAAGCAGGCCGACCGCCTCATCGACATGGGCGCCGACTCCATCGCCTTCAAGGACATGGCCGCGCTGCTGAAGCCGCAGCCCGCCTACGACATCATCAAGGGCATCAAGGAGAACCACCCCGACGTGCAGATCAACCTGCACTGCCACTCCACCACCGGCGTCACCCTGGTGACCCTCATGAAGGCCATCGAGGCCGGCGTCGACGTCGTCGACACCGCCATCTCCTCGATGTCGCTGGGGCCGGGCCACAACCCCACCGAGTCCCTGGTCGAGATGCTCGAGGGAACCGGCTACGAGACCGGCCTGGACATGGATCGCCTCATCAAGATCCGCGACCACTTCAAGAAGGTCCGCCCGAAGTACAAGAAGTTCGAGTCGAAGACCCTGGTCAACACGAACATCTTCCAGTCCCAGATCCCCGGCGGCATGCTCTCCAACATGGAGTCCCAGCTGGCCGCCCAGGGGGCTGCCGACCGTACCGACGAGGTCATGAAGGAGGTGCCGCGCGTCCGCAAGGATGCCGGCTACCCGCCCCTGGTCACCCCCTCCTCGCAGATCGTCGGCACCCAGGCCGTGTTCAACGTCCTGATGGGCAACGGCTCCTACAAGAACCTGACCGCCGAGTTCGCCGATCTCATGCTCGGCTACTACGGCAAGCCGGTCGGCGAGCTGAACCCCGAGCTCATCAAGACGGCGGAGAAGCAGACCGGCAAGAAGCCGATCGACGTCCGCCCGGCCGATCTCATCGATGACGAGTGGGACGAGCTGGTCAAGCAGTCCGCCGAGCTCGAGGGCTTCGACGGCTCCGACGAGGACGTGCTCACCAACGCGCTGTTCCCGGGAGTCGCCCCGAAGTTCTTCAAGGAGCGCCCGCAGGGCCCCAAGAGCGTCGCGATGACCGAGGCCCAGATGAAGGCCGAGGCCGAGGGCAACGGATCCACGTCGGTCTCCGGGCCGGTCAATTACAGTGTCACGGTCGGTGGCCGCAGCCACGACGTGACCGTCGAGCCTGCGTGA
- a CDS encoding acyl-CoA carboxylase subunit beta — protein MANKKRVKLAETMQGRLEQLTEERHKIELGGGEKRLQKQRDKGKQTARERIDNLLDANSFDEVGAFREHRTSLFGMDTAEVPADGVVTGRGTVNGRPVQVASQDFSVMGGSAGETQSTKVVETMEQALLTGTPFLFFYDSGGARIQEGIDSLSGYGKMFYANVKLSGVVPQIAIIAGPCAGGASYSPALTDFIIMTKKAQMFITGPGVIKSVTGEDVTGDELGGAEAHMSTSGNIHFVAEDDDAAVLIAQKLLSFLPQNNTQDAAIEFPNNDVSPTPELRDIVPIDGKKGYDVRDVISKIVDWGDYLEVKAGWATNIVTAFAKVNGRSVGIVANQPKVMSGCLDINASDKAAEFIGFCDSFNIPLVQLVDVPGFLPGVQQEYGGIIRHGAKMLYAYSEATVPKITVVMRKAYGGSYLAMCNRDLGADAVYAWPTAEIAVMGAEGAANVIFRREIKASEDPAATRAEKIEEYQTAFNTPYVAAARGQVDDVIDPADTRRKITAALETYATKRQSRPAKKHGNMPC, from the coding sequence ATGGCTAACAAGAAGCGCGTGAAGCTCGCCGAGACGATGCAAGGTCGTCTCGAGCAGCTGACCGAAGAGCGTCACAAGATCGAGCTCGGAGGTGGCGAGAAGCGCCTCCAGAAGCAGCGCGACAAGGGCAAGCAGACCGCCCGCGAGCGCATCGACAACCTTCTCGACGCCAACTCCTTCGACGAGGTGGGCGCCTTCCGCGAGCACCGGACCAGCCTGTTCGGGATGGACACCGCCGAGGTGCCCGCCGACGGCGTGGTGACCGGCCGCGGAACCGTCAACGGCCGCCCGGTCCAGGTCGCCTCCCAGGACTTCTCCGTCATGGGCGGGTCGGCCGGCGAGACCCAGTCGACCAAGGTCGTCGAGACCATGGAGCAGGCGCTGCTGACCGGCACACCGTTCCTGTTCTTCTACGATTCGGGCGGCGCCCGGATCCAGGAGGGCATCGACTCGCTGTCGGGCTACGGCAAGATGTTCTACGCGAACGTCAAGCTGTCCGGCGTCGTGCCGCAGATCGCGATCATCGCCGGGCCGTGCGCCGGCGGTGCCTCCTACTCCCCGGCGCTGACCGACTTCATCATCATGACGAAGAAGGCCCAGATGTTCATCACGGGCCCCGGCGTCATCAAGTCGGTGACCGGCGAGGACGTGACCGGCGACGAGCTGGGTGGTGCCGAGGCGCACATGTCGACCTCCGGCAACATCCACTTCGTGGCCGAGGACGACGACGCCGCGGTGCTGATCGCGCAGAAGCTGCTGAGCTTCCTGCCGCAGAACAACACCCAGGACGCCGCGATCGAGTTCCCGAACAACGACGTCTCCCCGACCCCCGAGCTGCGCGACATCGTCCCGATCGACGGCAAGAAGGGGTACGACGTCCGCGACGTCATCTCCAAGATCGTCGACTGGGGCGACTACCTGGAGGTCAAGGCGGGTTGGGCGACCAACATCGTGACGGCCTTCGCCAAGGTCAACGGCCGCTCGGTGGGCATCGTGGCGAACCAGCCCAAGGTGATGTCGGGCTGTCTCGACATCAACGCCTCGGACAAGGCCGCGGAGTTCATCGGCTTCTGCGACTCGTTCAACATCCCGCTGGTGCAGCTGGTGGACGTCCCCGGATTCCTTCCCGGCGTCCAGCAGGAGTACGGCGGCATCATCCGCCACGGCGCGAAGATGCTGTACGCCTACTCCGAGGCCACCGTCCCGAAGATCACCGTGGTGATGCGCAAGGCCTACGGCGGCTCCTACCTGGCCATGTGCAACCGCGACCTGGGCGCCGACGCCGTCTACGCCTGGCCGACCGCCGAGATCGCCGTGATGGGTGCCGAGGGCGCCGCCAACGTCATCTTCCGTCGTGAGATCAAGGCCTCCGAGGATCCCGCCGCCACCCGTGCGGAGAAGATCGAGGAGTACCAGACGGCGTTCAACACGCCGTATGTGGCGGCCGCCCGCGGTCAGGTCGACGACGTCATCGACCCGGCCGACACCCGCCGCAAGATCACCGCCGCTCTGGAGACCTACGCCACGAAGCGTCAGTCCCGTCCGGCCAAGAAGCACGGGAACATGCCGTGCTGA
- a CDS encoding phosphoglyceromutase, with the protein MTSKLILLRHGESEWNSKNLFTGWVDVDLNEKGVGEAKNAAALLKSEDLLPTVLHTSLLRRAIHTAYLALDGCDRHWIPVRRSWRLNERHYGSLQGLNKAEIREKYGETQFMAWRRSYDVPPPEIEKDGEFSQYNDPRYADIPAEERPLHECLKDVVARMLPYWESDIVPDLKDGHTVLVAAHGNSLRALVKHLDGISDDDIAGLNIPTGIPLYYELDETLKPVVRGGRYLDPEAAEAGQKAVANQGKK; encoded by the coding sequence ATGACCTCGAAGCTGATCCTGCTCCGCCACGGCGAGAGCGAATGGAACTCCAAGAATCTGTTCACCGGCTGGGTGGACGTCGATCTCAATGAGAAGGGCGTCGGAGAGGCGAAGAATGCCGCCGCACTGCTGAAGTCCGAGGACCTCCTGCCGACCGTGCTGCACACCTCCCTGCTGCGCCGCGCGATCCACACCGCCTATCTGGCGCTGGACGGCTGCGATCGTCACTGGATCCCGGTGCGTCGCTCCTGGCGTCTCAACGAGCGCCACTACGGCAGCCTCCAGGGCCTCAACAAGGCCGAGATCCGCGAGAAGTACGGCGAGACCCAGTTCATGGCGTGGCGCCGCTCCTACGACGTGCCGCCGCCCGAGATCGAGAAGGACGGCGAGTTCAGCCAGTACAACGATCCCCGGTACGCCGACATCCCCGCCGAGGAGCGTCCGCTGCACGAGTGCCTCAAGGACGTCGTGGCCCGGATGCTGCCCTACTGGGAGTCCGACATCGTCCCGGATCTCAAGGACGGACACACCGTGCTGGTGGCGGCCCACGGCAACTCGCTGCGCGCCCTGGTCAAGCATCTCGACGGCATCAGTGATGACGACATCGCCGGGCTGAACATCCCGACCGGAATCCCGCTGTACTACGAGCTGGATGAGACCCTCAAGCCCGTCGTCAGGGGCGGCCGCTACCTCGACCCGGAGGCTGCCGAGGCCGGTCAGAAGGCCGTGGCGAATCAGGGCAAGAAGTGA
- a CDS encoding HPr family phosphocarrier protein, with amino-acid sequence MPSRTTTIAAASGLHARPAAMFVQAASKSSLAVTIGRPGETPVDARSILSVMGLGAKCGETVELTVEGEGAEQVLDDLIANLQTDPEA; translated from the coding sequence ATGCCCAGCCGCACCACCACCATTGCCGCAGCCAGCGGGCTTCACGCACGTCCGGCCGCGATGTTCGTCCAGGCCGCATCGAAGTCCAGTCTTGCGGTCACCATCGGCCGCCCGGGCGAGACTCCTGTCGACGCCCGCAGCATCCTGTCTGTCATGGGACTCGGCGCCAAGTGCGGCGAGACCGTGGAGCTGACCGTTGAGGGCGAGGGCGCCGAGCAGGTTCTCGACGACCTGATCGCCAACCTCCAGACCGATCCGGAGGCCTGA
- a CDS encoding biotin/lipoyl-containing protein, which produces MKLKVTVNGVGYDVDVDVDKTNNSPIPPILFGGGSGGPARAAGGNGGGKAGAGEIPAPLAGTVAKILVKEGDAVKAGDVVLTLEAMKMETEITASSDGTVKGILVAVGDAVQGGQGLVAIG; this is translated from the coding sequence ATGAAGCTCAAGGTGACTGTCAACGGCGTCGGATACGACGTTGACGTTGACGTTGACAAGACCAACAATTCCCCGATCCCGCCGATCCTGTTCGGCGGCGGTTCCGGTGGCCCGGCCCGCGCTGCCGGAGGCAACGGCGGCGGCAAGGCCGGAGCGGGCGAGATTCCCGCCCCGCTGGCCGGCACCGTGGCCAAGATCCTGGTGAAGGAGGGTGACGCGGTCAAGGCCGGCGACGTCGTGCTGACGCTGGAGGCCATGAAGATGGAGACCGAGATCACCGCCTCCTCCGACGGGACCGTCAAGGGCATCCTGGTGGCCGTCGGCGACGCCGTCCAGGGCGGCCAGGGCCTGGTGGCCATCGGCTGA
- a CDS encoding SDR family oxidoreductase: protein MSTAVVTGASSGIGAATARALAHDGWTVICAARRVDRITELAAEIDGRAVPCDVTSDASVAELAEAVGPSLGLLVNNAGGAVGQEPVDRADLAAWRTMYESNVLGTARVTKALLPALEAASGMIVFMSSTAADGAYEGGAGYNAAKGGERMIAEAMRLELFDRDVRICEICPGMVKTPEFSLNRFHGDRSKADDVYAGVPAPLTADDIAECVRWVSGLPHHVNIDRMTVRPRAQAAQHKVYRVARHRAD, encoded by the coding sequence ATGAGTACTGCAGTAGTGACAGGGGCCAGTTCCGGAATCGGTGCAGCCACCGCCAGGGCGCTCGCACATGACGGCTGGACGGTGATCTGCGCGGCCCGCCGGGTGGACCGGATCACCGAGCTGGCCGCGGAGATCGACGGGCGGGCCGTTCCTTGCGACGTCACCTCCGATGCCTCGGTCGCCGAGCTCGCCGAGGCTGTCGGCCCGTCCCTGGGCCTGCTGGTGAACAATGCCGGCGGGGCGGTGGGCCAGGAGCCGGTTGACCGGGCCGATCTGGCGGCCTGGCGGACCATGTACGAGTCCAACGTCCTCGGCACGGCCCGGGTCACCAAGGCTCTGCTGCCGGCCCTGGAGGCGGCCTCCGGGATGATCGTCTTCATGTCCTCGACCGCCGCCGACGGCGCCTACGAGGGAGGGGCCGGGTACAACGCCGCCAAGGGCGGGGAGCGGATGATCGCCGAGGCCATGCGCCTGGAGCTCTTCGACCGCGACGTGCGGATCTGCGAGATCTGCCCCGGCATGGTGAAGACCCCCGAGTTCTCCCTCAACCGTTTCCACGGCGACCGGTCGAAGGCCGACGACGTCTACGCCGGCGTCCCGGCCCCGCTGACCGCCGACGACATCGCCGAGTGCGTCCGCTGGGTGTCGGGCCTCCCCCATCACGTCAATATCGATCGGATGACGGTGCGCCCCCGGGCGCAGGCGGCCCAGCACAAGGTCTACCGGGTCGCCAGGCACCGGGCGGACTGA
- the ptsP gene encoding phosphoenolpyruvate--protein phosphotransferase, whose translation MQTLTGLGVSAGVGQAEALVVSPAPGLPETDPKGEVKDDLATVQAALNKVADRLDYRAMHADAAAVAVLTATAMMARDPGLGFSVENHLKSGSGPAHALWDAFDEFCEQLTAAGGYLAERVTDLKDVRSRTLAVLAGLPEPGVPTIDRPTILVAEDLAPADTATLDPEMVKGLVTAAGGPTSHTAILASQIGIPAIVRCPQARSITSGTKLAVDGVTGTVLVEPEEEAVAVLIARAEKRKAVLDAVPEGDTHTKDGLRVLTLANIGAPADAIAAKKKGAEGVGLFRTEFLFLERQDAPTKTEQVGVYSQVLDTFDEDAKVVFRTLDAGADKPLAFADLGPEENPALGRRGLRLSQVRTDLLDTQLAALAEAAQKTGKMPYVMAPMVATTLEAKWFSDRAREAGLGVVGVMVEVPAAALRSSQVLETVDFASIGTNDLTQYAMAADRLQGELSDLLTPWQPAVMQLVKSTCDGAGGRLIGVCGEAAGDPLLALVLVGVGIRSLSMAAGKIQAVKAALALHTQAQCEEIAVAALAQPTPEEAKKAALALADPGMEVLVS comes from the coding sequence ATGCAGACTCTGACTGGTCTCGGAGTCTCGGCCGGCGTCGGCCAGGCCGAGGCCCTTGTCGTCTCCCCGGCCCCCGGGCTGCCCGAGACCGATCCGAAGGGCGAGGTCAAGGATGATCTCGCAACAGTTCAGGCCGCGCTCAACAAGGTCGCCGACAGGCTCGACTACCGCGCCATGCACGCCGACGCCGCAGCGGTGGCAGTGCTCACGGCCACGGCCATGATGGCCCGTGATCCGGGCCTGGGATTCTCGGTCGAGAATCACCTCAAGTCCGGCTCCGGCCCCGCCCACGCCCTGTGGGACGCCTTCGACGAGTTCTGCGAGCAGCTCACGGCGGCCGGCGGATACCTGGCCGAGCGGGTCACCGATCTCAAGGACGTCCGCTCCCGCACCCTCGCCGTCCTGGCGGGGCTCCCCGAGCCCGGCGTCCCCACGATCGACCGGCCCACCATCCTCGTCGCCGAGGATCTGGCACCGGCCGACACCGCCACCCTCGACCCGGAGATGGTCAAGGGACTGGTCACCGCCGCCGGTGGCCCGACCTCGCACACCGCGATCCTGGCCTCCCAGATCGGCATCCCGGCGATCGTGCGCTGCCCCCAGGCGCGCTCCATCACCAGCGGCACGAAGCTGGCCGTCGACGGCGTCACCGGGACGGTTCTCGTCGAGCCCGAGGAGGAGGCCGTCGCAGTCCTGATCGCCCGCGCGGAGAAGCGCAAGGCGGTGCTCGACGCCGTCCCCGAGGGCGATACTCACACCAAGGACGGCCTGCGGGTGCTCACCCTGGCCAATATCGGCGCTCCGGCCGACGCGATCGCGGCCAAGAAGAAGGGGGCCGAGGGAGTAGGCCTGTTCCGTACCGAGTTCCTCTTCCTGGAGCGCCAGGACGCCCCCACGAAGACCGAGCAGGTCGGCGTCTACTCGCAGGTCCTCGACACCTTCGACGAGGACGCCAAGGTCGTCTTCCGGACTCTGGACGCCGGCGCCGACAAGCCGCTGGCCTTCGCCGACCTGGGGCCCGAGGAGAACCCCGCTCTCGGACGGCGCGGACTGCGTCTGTCACAGGTGCGCACCGACCTTCTCGACACCCAGCTCGCGGCCCTGGCCGAGGCGGCGCAGAAGACCGGAAAGATGCCCTACGTGATGGCCCCGATGGTGGCCACCACCCTCGAGGCCAAGTGGTTCTCCGACCGGGCCCGCGAGGCCGGCCTGGGCGTCGTGGGCGTCATGGTGGAGGTGCCGGCCGCTGCGCTGCGCTCCTCCCAGGTGCTGGAGACCGTCGACTTCGCGTCGATCGGCACCAACGACCTCACCCAGTACGCGATGGCCGCCGACCGCCTCCAGGGCGAGCTCTCCGATCTTCTGACGCCGTGGCAGCCCGCCGTGATGCAGTTGGTGAAGAGCACCTGCGACGGAGCGGGCGGACGCCTGATCGGCGTCTGCGGGGAAGCCGCCGGCGATCCGCTGCTGGCCCTCGTGCTGGTCGGGGTGGGCATCCGCTCGCTGTCCATGGCGGCCGGGAAGATCCAGGCTGTCAAGGCCGCACTGGCCCTGCACACCCAGGCCCAGTGCGAGGAGATCGCCGTGGCCGCGCTGGCCCAGCCGACTCCCGAGGAGGCGAAGAAGGCGGCCCTCGCCCTGGCCGATCCGGGCATGGAGGTGCTGGTCAGTTGA